A window of the Brassica napus cultivar Da-Ae chromosome A2, Da-Ae, whole genome shotgun sequence genome harbors these coding sequences:
- the LOC106425770 gene encoding nonsense-mediated mRNA decay factor SMG7, producing the protein MDKKTASSPWERAQSIFDKTIELEAKRRKAAQSRTPTSDPNLWQQIRENYEAIVLEDHAFSEQHTIEFTLWQLHYKRIEEYRSNINAVLASGSSGAAQNAKGPSISERVARVKLRFRTFLSEATGFYHEMILKIRSNYGLPLGYFSDDQESQNLADKDGKKLAQVKKGLVSCHRCLIYLGDLARYKGLYGEGGDSKNREYAAASGYYLQAASLLPASGNPHHQLAIIASYSADEFAATYRYFRSLAVESPFPTARDNLIVAFEKNRQSYAQLLAASKDSSTKPNGKGRGKGEDKSSEDANVASVPEKDKVTSANEMLKAFCIRFVRLNGILFTRTSLETFFDVLASTSISLRELITSSLMEVLVFGKDTSDSALFIVRLVTILIFSAHNLKKGTDPKKETEGQSYAQIVQRVEPARNSLTASFELLGHVIEQCAQLRDPSSSYFLPGVLVFVEWLACCPDIASGSDPDERLAAARNSFWNQCVAFFNRLLSLGPMYIDDVEDETCFSNMSMYDERETENRLALWEDYELRGFLPLLPAQTILDFSRKHSFGTEGPKEKKARIKRILAAGKALTSVIKVDQNCVYFDSKKKKFLVGVKPSGDLLDSHSNPPEADNALQENQAMMNHNTPVTQRDQQIYLDEEDDEEEEIVFKPLVTEKRNGASDQTYVPNGGLRNPDQVPNGGFRKPDQVATMREDLKSLSVSDAAFQGNMLQHSRGNAAVQVPASVGSNLLGHLLPSTQSQGMQLQQPQTQAVHPQQAQSLASSRLQPHQSQVSQLQPLQSRTVHFQQTQGQVSHAAPAQPQSTSLSGSNWFPNEAARSLSGFAQMGNGLVMRNEMQGNQGFSYYPAHSLPIHQSFNVNGMGGMPYSQSRTPEAVLPPNINAVSSAGVIADGMGMQSSLARKNPIGRASRHLGPPPGFNPVPSKVVKEPAPGPDMSGNNPQVDDYSWLDGYQGQSSRGTGFNGSLNYASPGKPEHMGTGNGLNGPSTFPFPGKQAPASQTQAEFPYAQHPQRDNDQSAQLPDQNQGQPSWSSRRFV; encoded by the exons ATGGATAAAAAGACTGCTTCCTCGCCATGGGAGCGAGCCCAATCCATATTCGATAAG ACTATTGAGTTGGAAGCCAAGCGTAGGAAGGCTGCACAGTCTCGGACCCCGACGTCTGACCCCAATTTGTGGCAGCAAATTCGCGAGAATTACGAAGCTATCGTTCTCGAAGATCATGCTTTCTCTGAGCAGCACACCATTGAGTTTACACTGTGGCAGTTGCATTACAAACGGATTGAAGAGTACAGATCAAACATCAATGCTGTCTTGGCTTCTGGTAGCTCCGGTGCGGCTCAGAATGCAAAGGGTCCTTCTATATCCGAACGAGTCGCGAGGGTCAAGCTGAGGTTCAGAACTTTTCTTTCGGAAGCAACTGGGTTTTACCATGAGATGATATTGAAAATTAGATCGAACTATGGTCTTCCCCTGGGTTACTTTTCCGATGATCAAGAGAGTCAAAATTTGGCTGATAAGGATGGGAAGAAGCTGGCTCAAGTTAAGAAAGGCTTGGTGTCTTGTCACCGTTGCTTAATATACCTTGGTGATCTTGCTCGGTACAAAGGATTGTATGGAGAGGGAGGAGATTCCAAGAACCGAGAGTATGCTGCTGCTTCGGGTTACTATTTGCAAGCAGCTTCTCTGTTGCCAGCCAGTGGAAACCCACATCATCAG CTTGCTATAATTGCTTCTTATTCGGCGGATGAGTTTGCAGCAACTTATCGTTACTTCCGGAGCTTGGCTGTGGAGAGTCCTTTTCCCACTGCCCGTGACAACTTGATTGTTGCTTTTGAAAAG AATCGTCAGAGTTATGCCCAGTTGCTTGCGGCTTCCAAAGACTCATCTACAAAGCCGAATGGTAAAGGAAGAGGTAAAGGCGAAGACAAATCATCGGAAGATGCGAACGTGGCTTCTGTTCCTGAGAAGGATAAAGTAACTAGTGCAAATGAGATGCTTAAAGCATTCTGCATTAGATTTGTACGTCTCAACGGGATTCTTTTCACCCGAACAAG CCTGGAGACATTCTTTGATGTTCTTGCTTCCACTAGCATCAGTCTACGAGAGCTGATTACTTCAAGCTTAATGGAAGTGCTGGTTTTTGGCAAAGACACCAGTGACAGCGCACTCTTCATTGTTAGACTCGTGACGATTCTTATATTCAGCGCCCATAACCTTAAGAAAGGGACAGACCCTAAGAAAGAGACAGAGGGTCAGTCATATGCGCAAATTGTACAGCGTGTGGAGCCTGCTAGAAACTCCTTAACAGCAAGTTTCGAGTTACTTGGACACGTAATAGAGCAGTGTGCGCAACTGCGTGATCCTTCGTCAAGCTATTTCTTGCCTGGTGTCTTAGTTTTTGTTGAATGGTTGGCCTGTTGTCCTGATATTGCATCGGGAAGTGATCCGGATGAAAGACTGGCTGCTGCGAGAAACAGCTTTTGGAACCAGTGTGTTGCCTTCTTCAATCGACTCTTGTCGCTTGGGCCTATGTATATTGATGATGTCGAAGATGAGACTTGCTTCTCAAACATGAGCATGTATGATGAAAGAGAAACTGAAAACCGACTTGCTCTGTGGGAGGACTATGAATTAAGAGGATTCTTGCCATTGCTTCCAGCTCAGACTATTCTCGATTTCTCAAGAAAACATTCCTTTGGAACTGAAGGGCCCAAGGAAAAGAAAGCTCGTATTAAGAGGATCCTAGCAGCAGGGAAAGCATTGACCAGTGTGATCAAGGTTGATCAGAATTGTGTTTATTTTgactcaaagaagaagaagtttctcGTTGGTGTTAAACCGTCCGGTGACTTACTGGATTCTCATTCAAACCCACCTGAAGCTGATAATGCTTTACAAGAAAACCAAGCAATGATGAACCATAATACGCCAGTGACGCAACGAGATCAGCAGATTTActtggatgaggaagatgatgaagaagaagaaattgtTTTCAAACCTCTAGTTACTGAGAAGAGGAATGGGGCTTCTGACCAAACCTATGTTCCTAATGGAGGCTTGAGGAATCCTGATCAAGTTCCTAACGGAGGCTTCAGGAAACCTGATCAAGTTGCTACGATGAGAGAAGACTTAAAATCTCTGAGTGTTTCAGATGCAGCTTTTCAAGGAAACATGCTTCAGCACTCAAGAGGCAATGCAGCTGTTCAAGTGCCTGCGTCTGTTGGTTCTAACCTTCTGGGACATCTTCTGCCGTCAACCCAGTCTCAGGGTATGCAGTTGCAACAACCTCAGACACAAGCAGTGCATCCTCAGCAAGCTCAATCGCTGGCTTCTTCACGACTTCAACCACATCAATCACAGGTCTCACAACTTCAACCACTGCAATCACGGACTGTGCACTTTCAACAAACTCAGGGACAGGTTTCACATGCTGCACCGGCCCAGCCACAATCAACTTCCCTTAGTGGTAGCAACTGGTTCCCAAATGAAGCTGCTAGGAGCCTATCTGGTTTCGCTCAGATGGGTAATGGTCTTGTGATGAGGAACGAGATGCAAGGAAACCAGGGATTTTCCTATTACCCTGCACACTCATTGCCGATCCACCAGTCTTTCAATGTCAACGGTATGGGTGGTATGCCATATTCTCAGTCACGAACACCCGAAGCTGTGTTGCCACCCAATATCAATGCTGTTTCATCTGCTGGAGTTATTGCTGATGGCATGGGTATGCAGTCTTCATTAGCGAGAAAAAATCCAATCGGTAGAGCCTCCAGGCATCTCGGCCCTCCACCTGGGTTTAACCCTGTCCCCTCTAAGGTGGTAAAGGAGCCTGCACCTGGTCCGGATATGTCTGGCAACAATCCACAGGTTGATGATTACAGCTGGTTGGATGGATACCAAGGCCAGTCTTCTCGAGGCACCGGTTTCAACGGTTCTTTGAATTACGCATCTCCTGGGAAACCAGAGCACATGGGTACCGGCAATGGATTGAACGGGCCTTCCACCTTTCCGTTCCCTGGAAAACAAGCTCCTGCATCACAGACACAAGCAGAATTTCCTTATGCTCAGCATCCTCAGAGAGACAACGATCAATCAGCTCAACTCCCCGATCAAAATCAAGGACAGCCCAGTTGGTCGAGTCGTCGCTTTGTGTGA